Proteins found in one Poecilia reticulata strain Guanapo linkage group LG6, Guppy_female_1.0+MT, whole genome shotgun sequence genomic segment:
- the ckap5 gene encoding cytoskeleton-associated protein 5 isoform X3, which translates to MGDDSEWMKLPIDQKCEHKVWKARLNGYEEALKLFQKIEDEKSPEWGKYLGLIKKFVTDSNAVAQLKGLEAALAFIENAHVAGKTTGEVVSGVVTKVFNQPKARAKELGMDICLMYIEIEKSEVVQDELLKGLDNKNPKIVVACIETLRKALSEFGSKIVTLKPVVKVLPKQFESREKAVRDESKLLAVEIYRWIRDALRPPLQNINSVQLKELEEEWVKLPPSPPKQTRFLRSQQDLKAKFEQQQAQGGEQSDGDEAEETAAAVDPYDLLEPVEILSKMPKDFYEKIEAKKWQERKEALEAVDSLTKNPKLENGDYGDLVRALKKVVGKDANVMLVSMAAKCLAGLASGLRKKFGTYAGQVVPTILEKFKEKKLQVVQSLQEAIDAIFLTTTLQNLSEDILGVMDNKNPSIKQQASLFLARSFRHCTQATLPKSVLKPLCAALIKQVNDSAPEVRDAAFEALGTAMKVVGEKAVNPFFSDLEKLKLDKIKECADKVELPGGKKGAAGGGSASGDKKPAAKAPPAAEAPPKSSAQPKKSQTASASKPSAGPAKKGKPASAAGGKSKKTSDSKETTEAEISPEACEELAAAVLPASCLQQLDSGNWKERLASMEEFQRAVETMDKAVMPCQALVRMLAKKPGWKETNFQVMQMKLHIVALVAQRGRFSKTSASVVLDGLVDKIGDVKCGGNAKSALTAIGETCLLPWTAEQVVSLAFAQKNPKNQAETLNWLANAMKEFGFAGINVKGFINNVKTALGATNPAVRTAAIALLGVMYLYMGQPLRMFFEDEKPALLAQIDAEFEKMQGQSPPAPIRSTKKTAAAAEEEGEEGAEQDEDGGAGQDIMDLLPRTDISDKITSDLVSKIGDKNWKIRKEGLDEAAAVISEAKFITPNIGELPLALKGRLSDSNKILVQQTLSILQQLATAMGPGLKQHVKALGFPVITVLGDSKVNLRTAAMATLQAWVEQTGMKDWLEGEDLSEELKRENPFLRQEVLGWLAEKLPTLRSVPADLMLCVPQLFACLEDRNADVRKKAQDALPTVMMHLGYDKMNKATGKLKPASKDQVVAMLEKARTLMPAKPAAPAKTGGKGSAEQSRAPSASRTSEDFTDKPEAKKIRGGGAAKKGPAGKKPATKGPKDDEDKSGPIFILVPNAKEQRIKEEKQLKILKWNFITPRDEYVEQLKTQMAACFAKWLLDEMFHFDFQRQVKAIGVMIERLNSESEATIGCLDLILKWITLRFFETNTTILMKVLEYLKLLFTMLNRENYHLTEYEANSFVPYLILKVGESKDVVRKDVRVILGMLCKVYPASKLFPFLMEGTKSKNSKQRAECLEELGCLIEGYGMNVCQPTPAKSLKEIAVHIGDRDTSVRNAALNTVVAVYNVCGDQVYKLIGNLSEKDMSMLEERIKRSAKKTPAAPAKQSAAEKTQREQPANPNATFLRKPAQEDPGKLKIMYRTYRIQSRQNAHNDHPSIPKEFQLDLDMIEQDQRSVCELPDLVQHQLDELLEPVMIPEPKIRAISPHFDDLHSSTASTINFVISQVASGDIGTSIQALAQIDEVLRQEDKADVMSGHIDQLLIATIMQLRLINSTHLADDRVDKKDLIKLYSCIMGNMMSLFSMEMLAREASIGVLKDLMHSLITLMLDSRVEDVEDGTQVIRSVNLLVIRVLEHSDQTNIFSALLVLLQDTLVSNAGSLKVSELVMKCLWRMIRFLPENINSLNLDRILLDVHNFMKVFPKEKLKQLKTDVPHRTLKTLCHTLCKLTGVKILDHLSMIENRNESELEAYLRRVVKHSGNLSGTKSDRGNEKSAHGTDDRMSKAKVSDILSEIFKKIGSKENTKEGLTELYEYKQKYSDADLEPFLRNTSQFFQSYVERGLRVIESEREGKPRIQSSSVIPQHNVESSLSSSNEELKPAVYYERLKILRQRQGLENTTRALSSEDEPPQRPAISSLLSSKPSVASSTDMLHSKLSQLKESRELYQQEHNARSGSPTRARAASPATANLDDLKKRLERIKSKRQ; encoded by the exons ATGGGGGACGATAGCGAGTGGATGAAGCTTCCCATCGACCAGAAATGTGAACATAAG GTGTGGAAAGCCAGACTGAACGGTTATGAAGAAGCTCTGAAGTTGTTCCAGAAGATAGAGGATGAGAAGAGTCCGGAGTGGGGGAAGTATCTAGGACTAATCAAGAAGTTTGTCACGGACTCGAATGCAGTGGCTCAGCTCAAAGGCCTGGAAGCTGCCTTGGCCTTTATTGAGAATGCTCATGTGGCTGGCAA GACGACGGGCGAAGTTGTGTCTGGCGTCGTCACCAAGGTGTTCAACCAGCCGAAGGCGCGAGCCAAAGAGCTGGGCATGGACATCTGCCTGATGTACATCGAGATAGAGAAGAGCGAGGTGGTTCAGGATGAGCTGCTCAAAGGACTGGACAACAAGAACCCCAAGATAGTGGTGGCGTGCATCGAGACGCTCAGGAAGGCTCTGAG TGAGTTTGGATCAAAAATAGTGACCCTGAAGCCAGTAGTGAAAGTTTTACCCAAACAGTTTGAGTCCAGAGAGAAGGCTGTGAGGGATGAGTCCAAGTTGCTTGCTGTGGAAATCTACAGGTGGATCAGAGACGCTCTGAGGCCGCCGCTGCAGAACATCAACTCTGTACAG ctgaaagagctggaggaggagtgGGTGAAGCTGCCCCCTTCCCCTCCCAAGCAGACCCGGTTCCTGCGCTCTCAGCAGGACCTGAAGGCAAAGTTTGAACAGCAACAAGCTCAAGGAGGAGAGCAGTCTGATG GAGACGAAGCAgaagaaactgcagcagctgtggaTCCGTACGATCTGCTGGAACCTGTGGAGATTCTGTCAAAGATGCCCAAAGACTTCTATGAGAAAATT GAAGCTAAAAAGTGGCAGGAGAGGAAAGAAGCTCTTGAAGCTGTCGATTCTCTGACCAAGAACCCCAAACTGGAGAACGGCGACTATGGAGACTTGGTCCGCGCGCTGAAGAAG GTTGTGGGGAAAGACGCCAACGTGATGCTGGTTTCCATGGCGGCCAAATGTCTGGCTGGACTGGCCTCTGGTCTCAGGAAGAAGTTTGGGACGTATGCAGGACAA gtTGTTCCAACTATCCTGGAGAAGTTCAAGGAGAAGAAGCTGCAGGTCGTCCAGTCCCTGCAGGAGGCCATTGATGCCATTTTCCTCACT acgACTCTGCAGAACCTTTCGGAGGACATCCTGGGTGTGATGGACAATAAGAACCCGTCCATTAAGCAGCAGGCGTCTCTGTTTCTGGCCCGATCTTTCCGACACTGCACGCAGGCCACGCTGCCGAAAAGCGTCCTCAAGCCGTTGTGTGCTGCCCTCATCAAG CAAGTGAACGACTCGGCCCCTGAGGTCCGTGACGCGGCCTTCGAAGCTCTGGGAACGGCCATGAAGGTGGTTGGGGAAAAGGCCGTGAACCCTTTCTTTTCCGACTTGGAAAAACTCAAACTCGATAAG ATCAAGGAGTGTGCTGACAAAGTGGAGCTTCCTGGAGGTAAaaaaggagcagcaggaggaggatcGGCATCGGGTGACAAGAAGCCTGCAGCTAaagctcctcctgcagctgaaGCCCCTCCCAAATCCTCGGCGCAGCCGAAGAAGAGCCAAACTGCATCAGCTAGCAAG ccgTCAGCTGGTCCGGCTAAAAAAGGGAAACCAGCATCAGCAGCTGGAGGGAAATCCAAGAAGACCTCAGACAGCAAAGAAACCACAGAAGCCGAAATATCT cCTGAAGCGTGCGAGGAGCTGGCAGCAGCAgtacttcctgcttcctgtctgcagcagctggactCGGGCAACTGGAAGGAGAGGCTGGCCAGTATGGAGGAGTTTCAGAGG GCTGTGGAGACCATGGACAAGGCGGTGATGCCGTGCCAGGCGTTGGTTCGAATGCTGGCCAAGAAACCGGGTTGGAAGGAGACGAACTTTCAG GTGATGCAGATGAAGCTGCACATCGTGGCTCTGGTGGCTCAGAGAGGACGGTTCTCAAAGACGTCGGCCTCCGTGGTTTTAGACGGTCTGGTGGATAAGATCGGAGACGTGAAGTGCGGTGGGAACGCCAAGTCGGCTCTGACTGCGATCGGAGAGACGTGTTTGTTGCCGTGGACAGCAGAGCAG GTCGTCTCCTTGGCGTTTGCGCAGAAGAACCCCAAAAACCAGGCGGAGACGCTCAACTGGCTGGCGAACGCCATGAAGGAGTTTGGATTTGCTGG CATCAACGTGAAAGGCTTCATCAACAACGTGAAGACGGCTCTGGGAGCGACGAACCCCGCCGTGCGGACGGCAGCCATCGCCCTGCTGGGGGTCATGTACCTGTACATGGGACAGCCGCTGCGCATGTTCTTCGAAGACGAGAAGCCGGCTCTCCTCGCACAGATAGATGCCGAGTTCGAGAAG ATGCAGGGTCAGTCGCCTCCGGCTCCGATCAGATCCACCAAGAAGACGGCGGCAGCGGcggaggaagagggagaagaGGGGGCGGAGCAGGATGAAGATGGAGGAGCAGGGCAGGACATCATGGACCTGCTGCCCCGAACTGATATCAG tgaCAAGATCACCTCTGACCTGGTGTCTAAAATTGGAGACAAGAACTGGAAGATCAGGAAGGAGGGTCTGGATGAGGCTGCGGCCGTCATCTCTGAGGCCAAGTTCATCACGCCCAACATCGGGGAGCTTCCTCTGGCGCTGAAAGGGCGACTCAGCGACTCCAACAAGATCCTG GTCCAACAGACCCTGAGTATTCTGCAGCAGCTGGCTACAGCCATGGGACCCGGACTCAAGCAGCATGTGAAAGCTCTGGGGTTCCCTGTCATCACTGTTCTGGGGGACAGCAAG GTGAACCTGAGGACGGCTGCCATGGCAACACTGCAGGCCTGGGTGGAGCAGACTGGGATGAAGGACTGGCTGGAGGGAGAGGATCTGTCCGAGGAGCTGAAGAGGGAAAATCCCTTCCTGCGTCAGGAG GTGCTTGGCTGGCTGGCAGAGAAGCTGCCGACTCTCAGGTCGGTCCCCGCGGACCTGATGCTGTGCGTCCCGCAGCTGTTCGCCTGCCTGGAGGACCGGAACGCCGACGTGAGGAAGAAAGCCCAGGACGCCCTGCCCACCGTCATGATGCACCTGGGCTACGACAAGATGAACAAAGCCACAGGAAAACTCAAA CCTGCCTCCAAGGATCAGGTGGTAGCCATGTTGGAAAAGGCCAGAACATTGATGCCGGCTAAACCTGCGGCGCCGGCCAAAACGGGAGGAAAAGGTTCTGCAGAGCAAAGCCGAGCTCCTTCAG CTTCAAGGACCAGCGAGGATTTTACAGATAAACCTGAAGCTAAGAaaatcagaggaggaggagctgccaAGAAG GGTCCAGCTGGTAAGAAACCCGCCACTAAAGGCCCGAAGGATGATGAGGATAAGTCTGGGCCGATCTTCATCTTGGTCCCCAACGCCAAGGAGCAGAGGATCAAAGAGGAGAAGCAGCTGAAG ATCCTGAAGTGGAACTTCATCACCCCTCGGGACGAATACGTGGAGCAGCTGAAAACTCAAATGGCCGCTTGTTTCGCCAAGTGGCTGCTGGACGAGATGTTTCACTTCGACTTTCAGCGACAAGTGAAGGCCATCGGGGTCATGATCGAG AGGCTGAACAGCGAGAGCGAAGCGACCATCGGCTGCCTGGACCTGATCCTGAAGTGGATCACGCTCCGCTTCTTTGAAACCAACACCACCATCCTGATGAAGGTGCTGGAGTATCTGAAGCTGCTGTTCACGATGCTGAACAGGGAGAACTACCACCTGACGGAGTATGAAGCCAACTCCTTCGTCCCCTACCTCATACTgaag GTCGGAGAGTCGAAGGATGTGGTTCGTAAAGATGTCCGGGTCATCCTCGGCATGCTGTGCAAAGTTTATCCAGCCTCCAAGCTCTTCCCATTCCTCATGGAGGGAACCAAGTCCAAGAACTCCAAGCAGAGAGCTG AGTGTTTGGAGGAGTTGGGCTGTCTGATCGAAGGCTACGGGATGAACGTGTGCCAGCCGACTCCGGCCAAATCCCTGAAGGAGATTGCCGTCCACATCGGAGACAGAGACACGTCCGTCCGAAACGCTGCCCTGAACACGGTGGTGGCCGTCTACAACGTCTGCGGGGACCAGGTCTACAAACTCATCGGAAAT ctgtcAGAGAAAGACATGAGCATGCTGGAGGAGCGGATCAAGCGATCGGCGAAGAAGACGCCTGCGGCTCCGGCGAAGCAGAGCGCCGCCGAGAAGACACAGCGGGAGCAGCCGGCGAACCCCAACGCCACCTTCCTCCGCAAGCCAGCGCAGGAAGACCCCGGAAAGCTCAA AATAATGTATCGCACGTATAGGAT TCAGTCCCGGCAGAACGCGCACAACGACCATCCCTCCATCCCCAAGGAGTTCCAGCTGGACCTGGACATGATAGAGCAGGACCAGCGGAGCGTGTGTGAGCTGCCGGACCTGGTCCAGCACCAGCTGGACGAGCTGCTGGAGCCCGTCATGATCCCGGAGCCGAA GATCCGCGCCATCTCTCCTCACTTTGACGACCTTCACAGCAGCACGGCCTCCACCATCAACTTCGTCATCTCTCAGGTGGCGAGCGGCGACATCGGCACCAGCATCCAGGCGCTGGCTCAG ATTGACGAGGTTCTGCGTCAGGAGGACAAGGCCGACGTCATGTCGGGTCACATCGACCAGCTGCTCATCGCCACCATCATGCAGCTGCGCCTCATCAACAGCACGCACCTCGCAGACGACCGCGTGGACAAGAAGGACCTCATCAAGCTGTACAGCTGCATCATGGGAAACATGATGTCT CTGTTCTCCATGGAGATGCTGGCCCGCGAGGCGTCGATTGGAGTTCTGAAGGACCTGATGCACAGCCTGATCACGCTGATGCTGGACAGCCGAGTGGAGGACGTGGAGGACGGGACGCAGGTCATCCGCTCCGTCAACCTGCTGGTGATCCGAGTTCTGGAGCACTCGGACCAGACCAACATATTCAG cgctctgctggttctgcttcAGGACACGCTGGTCTCCAATGCCGGGTCTCTTAAAGTCTCTGAACTGGTGATGAAG TGTCTGTGGAGGATGATCCGCTTCCTGCCAGAGAATATCAACAGCCTGAACCTGGACCGGATCCTGCTGGACGTCCACAACTTCATGAAGGTTTTCCCGAAAGAGAAGCTGAAGCAGCTGAAGACGGACGTTCCTCACCGGACCCTGAAGACCCTCTGCCACACTCTCTGCAAGCTCACCGGGGTCAAG ATTCTGGACCACCTGTCCATGATAGAAAACCGGAACGAGTCGGAGTTGGAGGCCTACCTGAGGCGAGTCGTCAAACACTCGGGGAACCTGTCGGGAACGAAGAGCGACCGCGGCAACGAGAAGAGCGCCCACGGGACG GACGACCGCATGTCCAAGGCGAAGGTCAGCGACATCCTGTCCGAGATCTTCAAGAAGATCGGCTCCAAGGAGAACACTAAAGAG GGCCTGACCGAGCTCTACGAGTACAAGCAGAAGTACTCTGACGCCGACCTGGAGCCGTTCCTCAGAAACACGTCGCAGTTCTTCCAGAGCTACGTGGAGCGAGGCCTGCGGGTCATCGAGTCGGAGCGCGAGGGAAAACCCCGGATCCAGAGCTCCTCAG tgatTCCTCAGCACAACGTGGAGTCcagcctcagcagcagcaacgAAGAGCTGAAACCCGCCGTTTACTACGAGAGGCTGAAGATCCTCCGGCAGAGACAAGGCCTGGAAAACACGACCAGG GCTCTCAGCAGCGAGGACGAACCTCCGCAGCGGCCGGCCATCTCCTCCCTGCTGTCCTCCAAGCCGTCCGTGGCCTCGTCCACCGACATGCTCCACAGCAAGCTGTCGCAGCTGAAGGAGTCCCGGGAGCTGTACCAGCAGGAGCACAACGCGCGCTCCGGATCGCCGACCCGCGCCCGCGCCGCCTCGCCCGCCACCGCCAACCTGGACGACCTGAAGAAGCGTCTGGAGCGGATCAAGAGCAAGCGGCAGTGA